In Scatophagus argus isolate fScaArg1 chromosome 3, fScaArg1.pri, whole genome shotgun sequence, the genomic stretch CTGGCAGCTCTGTCTTAGAACTGGCTTGCTGACTCAAGAAAGAAGGTTTGTGTGAGATGAGGCTTTaagataatgttttttttctttcttcttttttttcaccacaaATAGTTGTTAAAGTGATGCTCATCTTAATCTTCTCTTCAAACTCTCAAATTCTTAATTTGATCTTTGTCAGTAATTCAAAACTCAGCAGTGATCAGATGCTGAAATCAGACAATGATATCTTGGTGATTAGTATTTGTCACATAGAGATGAAACCAGGTGATTTATTTTTAGTGGTAAATGGAATCCTCAGATAATGACCACACCACCACATTTAGCCCACTTCAATCCAtcataaaatattgcttttatatatatttacctACGCAGCGTGAAGAAAAATAGGATTTGAAACTTACTTGAGACCAATAAGACGTCATTGCAAAATCATGTGTGCTCTTGTTTCAGATGTACATTTTCACTGCATGGCTGACATGAGAACCTGCACTACACTGTACTGCTAAAAGAATTTAACAGAGTAACTTCAGCAAAAATTGAACAACTGTGTTCATGCCTACCTGAACCAAGTTTCATGTCGGTCGCTGACACAAATGTTAATCATTGTGCTATATTTTTGGAAATTACTCAGCAGTAAGGTACAGTAGGTTATCCAAGATCAGAGCTCCAAAACATGAAAGTAGGCcaagtgtgaaaaaatgctggTGTGTTTATAACAGGTTTCACTTGTACTAGTCATGCTTTTGAGGTATGACATTGAAAAAATAGATTTGGATTGACATTATAAAAGTAATTTACCATGTCAGAGAAAATACAACAAGACCACAGTGGGCAACAGAACTGCTTCTGTTGTACTTCAACTCCACAGAAATGATGAGAATGTGGGAGGGGAaactttattgtgaaatgtCAACGTCTcacacaggaacaaacaaacccaaataGGGGCATTAATCTGGGAACGACAGCAGCATGTACAGTGCTGAGAAAGAATATGAGAACACACGTAAGAGTATTTAGTAGTAGGTGGAGTACAGTTGTGGTTAAATATTACTGAATTATATGAAGGCGGTTGGAGTTCAGATCGTCCCATTAAAGATTTGAAgactattttctttttactttttttttcttttcttttttttagatATGCCTGTTGAAACCTGGTTCTGACTGGAGAGTGAAggaaactgaatatttttaatatcttaaacattttcttttagtttgaCTTAATTTTCATGTCTCCACAGCACCTTGGAGCCTAAGTATGACTTTTATGGTTGTATTTGAAAAAGTGGGTGGGTGTATGATAAATAAAACACGATAAAGTAGCTGCTGCTTGTGTGGTAATGACACGTTTATCATCTATCAGCTATGATATCCTGCCACAGCGCAGAACCCCAGCAGCAggcaagtttttaaaaaaaacaccgTAAATTCCATTGACATCCTGTTTCACATTCTGCGATAACAAAAACAATTGCTATTACAGTACAAGCAGGGGACTTCACTGCCTCTGGACCTGTCTGTGTATAAACTAAATGagttctcttcctgttttggtagagattttttttttcatatttaccACCAATTCATAAAAGGCAGTGAATCACACAGGCAACGGCATAGGAAATTaactcattttcacttttcattttaccACAGCTTTCAAGTTAATTTATGAATGGTATTATGACTTGTCACGAAGGAAGCTAATGAGTTTGAATTCCTGTCACTGGACCATTGgaacatttgcatttggatTTTAAGGATTTATCTATACGCAGGCCTTGCAACAATACTGATTCACCAAAGGTTGGACCCTCCAGGTTGAAACACCTTGACTGCACGCAGGTTGATCTCCACTTAACTAATTAATTCTGCGactgccaaaacaaacaggctACGCCAGTGACAGTTCAGATGTAATGAGTTGAACACATATGCAAACAGTGGAgatctgttttctgtccatcactATCAACAAAAAGTCACAATAAATCTACTTTGAGTCAGCCTTGTAAAACaattaaacatgaaaacttCTCAGTGGGAGTGGATACTTTTTACATGCACTGTATCTTTTCTCTAATCAGCTGCAGGTCCAACAAGAATCAATTCCATGTACTTTAATGCTGTATACATACAGTAGACAGTAGACAGCATCAGTTTTAAGCAAAGCTAAACTTATATGGATTACTCAGAAAAGCTCAGTGAATGTAGGTTAGAGCCCGTCTGCTCATTTCCTCCCTTCAAGCACTCAGCTCAGTTCAaggaaatgctgctgtttgcacTGATTGCCGGCCCGCCTTTGTAAAATGATCAGTACAGTTCACATGCTGGTCGCTGAATCATCTACGCTCTGTAGTTTGCTGTAAAGAAGCAATGAAGGAAATACTTGTACTGCTGGTCCTGCTGAATACCCAAACCATCAAGGTAAGCTTTGCGTGCGTCTGTAAGTCTGTCATGCACGTTTGCAGAATCATGGACTCTGGATATCAGCCAGCGTCAGAATTCCTCTAATGACCAACATTCTGCTTAAACACGGTGTGAAATGTTAGTTTAAGTTTATCGTAATTAGATTAATTCAAGGGGGGTATGAAATTAAACACTTCCTAGATGAGcatttgaaaatgtacaaaataatttttgtaTCATAACTCCGAattctcattcattttaaaacacctTTTAAAACTCCTTTTTTGTATCAGAGTTTTGACCTGAGTGTGACAGTTTTACTTTACAGTAGTAAGTACTGTAGAGAGTTTAACACAGTCGAAGTGTTGTGAACCTGTATGAAGATTTGGTTTCGGTTGCTTGGCATCTGAGGCAGTTTCAGAGTGAATGTCCCATTGTTCAGAGACCCGGTCATGAGATGATGCTGCAGTCCTTTCTAATGTGTTCCAGTATCATTGTGCATTTGGGTTGAAGAGGGTGAGTTAGTTTAGGCATGCAGccagaggaaaaaggaaaaaacagaatgtTCTCCTCAATAAACTGTCAGTGAATTATGacacaaagcttttttttttttttttataaaggtTTATCATCACTGTCATTTCCTAGTGGTGACACCACAACACCTATACTTCTGAAGAGTGCTTCTAGGTTGGCGCCTCTATTTCCTGTAATACGAGAAAGACAGTGCTGCAGTCAGCATATTCTAACTTTTGCTTGTCATTGAAAGGCTCTGTGGTAAGAAACTTTCAACTCGTATGCACAAGACGTGTGCCAGAAACTATGTCATGACTCTTCAGCACACCAACACTGCAGTTCTTGTAGCTGTATTTGTGATATTtctgtgtctgagagagaggttgttctttgtgtgtgtgcagtgaccAGAATCTGAGGATTTTTAAAGTGTGCAACAGAGAGGAGACATACTATAAAGGTGAAATGCTCCTTATGCAAATTCAAAACAAtggctgcctgtctgactgtgtCTACAGTGCAGGCCTGCAGTATTACCAGAAGGGAAACGGTGGGTGCAGATGTGGGTGGTCTGGTACTACTTTAAGCTCATGTTAAGCAGAGCAAAAAAGTTTTAAGTTATTGGTCAGCCTATGTTTCCTCAATCAGCCAATGACTAAATCgttgattttaaaatgactatAATTACTGAAAGGTTTAGGCTTAGCCTTTACCTCGTAGCAGGTGCATTTCAAGGAAAAACGTCTGGCTGATGCAAAAGtagacaaaaaatgttttccaactAATTTCAAAATTACTAAATTCACATTGAAGCTCAAGGCCCGAGAGTGGTGTTAACGCAGCTCATGTCTGTCAGAGGATTATGATAAAATAGTTTTATgttcttcatcctcatctgaGCAGCTAAAGATGAGTTGCTCTAAGTTTCATGTCTCTGGCCCATAGGTCTGCTCTCGGCCCTATCAGGCGGACTCGAATGGAAAGTGCctcaataaaacaacagaatacCTGTTAGACGGTTCTAACCTGTGCTGCAAGAAATGCCAACCTGGTAAGTGTTGTcctgaaaacagagcagggaCTGCATGTTCCTTCAGTAAGACACAGACTTCTACAAGCTTTCTGGTTCTAACTATACCAAAAGACAAAGTTGTCTCAgtatagaataaaaaataaaagctatttGATGACAAATGTCTTCAAACGTGTTGATAAATGTTTGGTTGTGGAAGTGTGAAAGAACATAAACAGCTCCTGCTGCAGTGTCTTTGTTTCATCctcagagataaaaaaaaaaagaaattaattgaTCGGCCCGTGCCAGTGTCATCTCCTGTTAGATTATTTCAtagttgttttttccccccacacaaacatataaaatattagGGTCCAAACAATatacaaaaacatcagatataCAATAAATCCATTTATCAATGTGTTATCCAGCAAATGTATGGGTTGcgttgctgttgctgttgttgttggagagTCAACTTTCCCAAATCCAATAATGAGCAGTACAGAGTGTGCCTCCATCACACAGTGGGGAAATACACAGCAGACATGCCAATCATGaacagggtttttttgttgttcaacTTAACCTGTAATCTCACACAGTGTAATTAGTTAATGATGAGCTCCTTGGGCTTGGCTGTATCCTCAGTTAGCACTGTAGGTAAGATAGTTAGCCAGGCATGTTAATGACTGCAGCTCAGAGcacaaaactgctgctgcatATTTCAGACCACACTTTTGTCCACACTTCACTTGCAGATGTGATATGTTTGAACGTTGTAGCTCATGACGAGCAGGAATAACATAAACATATACAGATACAGGACGTGTACTGGAAtccacacacacgtgtgtgtgtgtggattccTTGGAATATTTTCATCAGATCTGTCCTCACAACACCTTCCCACTCGTCTTGTCACGATCTGGGCTATAGAAACTGCTGATCTGCTTAGGCAATAATTTGATCTCATGTGCCTGCTAACCTCATATCTCCCACACAGTGCAGAGTTAATTATTTTACATCCCACTTCTCTACTATGTATTGAGCAAGGGTAGTGCCAAGTGTTAATTTGAATACCTTTTAGCTGTAAAACACACtcaagtaaaaacaacacaaaaaaaacacttctaatttcattattataaattattcaATGAGAATTcatttcatgaataaaaacattttattttggactGTGATGAACAGTTTTAGGCAGGATGTATAATTGATACCACTGGCTGCATAGGTTGACTCATTTTAACTTGGAATACCAAAGTCAAACCAAGATAACAACTTTGaccaaaaatgtatgaaatgaatCTTTTAAATTTTCAACTGTTAGTGAAAATTTTGGAATTACTATGCCCATGTGCTTTTATCAACTGCTCTCAAAGTGACTAACATGGACTCATTCATGTTTACATTATTAAAGGACACAGGCTGAAACAAAAATGCTCCGAAAATactgagactgtgtgtgaacagtgtcCAGAAGGGCAATACATGGAGGGCTGGAACTACTCTCCAAACTGCTTCTCCTGTAGCAAATGCAAATCAGGTCAGTCACAAAAGCAAGTTTTTTGAAATTATCTATTGATTTATTGCTTGGTGTAATTTTTGAACACATGAACATATGTCcctgacatgacaaaaacatttttttctaaacgCTGCCAGTCAAAGGTCTGCAGCATGTCCAGAAGTGCTCCTCTACCACAAAGCCCAAGTGTGGGTGCCAGCTGGGGATGTACTGCATGATAGGATTTGATGACCCTTACTGTTCAGAATGTAGAAGATACAGGCAGTGCCCTGTTGGTTATGGAGTATCCGTGCCAGGTATGGCATCTATTTTTCAGTTGTCACTGTTTGAGTGTTTACAATATGCGCAATTCttagatattttattttgaaattaaggAATAAACCCATTGTAAGATAAGCCATCTTGTTTTTGTGAGAATTTCTTATAATTACCACAAATTGCAAGTGTCAAGAACAGAATTACAGTTTAAAGCGTGTGGACTCCAGCATAAATGTTGCATAGGTTAATTCACAAGCATTTTCCATTGactatcagtcagtcagacctcatgcttttatttaactatttaatCAAACTAACTGCATCTCATCCATCACGAAAGTGTCTCTAGTCAACTACATACACTACCATACTTCATTGCTAGTCTGTGAATATGTTACATGCATATAAAATGAAACGAGAAGGCTGACGCTGAATGGTAGTAAATGGCAGCATGTTTCGGTGCTGTTCTCAGGGATGGCTGACTCAgatgtgaagtgtgaacagtgCCCCAGTGGGATGTTCTCAAATACAGTCTCCTCCAAGGACCGCTGTCAGCCTCATACAAAGTAGGTGATAGATTGTCACATCTGTAATACAGATGTTTTGGGAGTGCAGATCgttgacctctctctctctctctctctctgtctctgcagctgtcatgGGAGGGTTATTAGGCAAGGCAACGCTACCTCAGACACTGTGTGTGAACCTGAGCCTCAAACATCAACAAAAGAGCCTCACAGCATGATTGGGTTTACAAATGCAAGTACAATGACTAACTCAGTAACTTCGGACTTCAAGGCTCCACGTGGGCCGACAGACGCCactctgtctgtttcagtgaCAGTATTCAACCACTCAACACCGCCGCTGCCGCCAAAGGCACCATCTGATGGCTTACTCGGTACAGTAACTGCTTTGGTGTTTTGAAGCAGCCATTACAAGAAAAATGCAAGGGCTAATCCGTGTCtcaacatttctctctttctgcctctgtcttgtgtcattttcctctctcttcgCTGCAGCCATTGTCAGTTCATTTGGAGCGatattcctcctcctcctcctcctcatcatcatcacagtgttGTTCTGTGGTAAAAAAATCTGCA encodes the following:
- the tnfrsf1b gene encoding tumor necrosis factor receptor superfamily member 1B; this translates as MKEILVLLVLLNTQTIKVCSRPYQADSNGKCLNKTTEYLLDGSNLCCKKCQPGHRLKQKCSENTETVCEQCPEGQYMEGWNYSPNCFSCSKCKSVKGLQHVQKCSSTTKPKCGCQLGMYCMIGFDDPYCSECRRYRQCPVGYGVSVPGMADSDVKCEQCPSGMFSNTVSSKDRCQPHTNCHGRVIRQGNATSDTVCEPEPQTSTKEPHSMIGFTNASTMTNSVTSDFKAPRGPTDATLSVSVTVFNHSTPPLPPKAPSDGLLAIVSSFGAIFLLLLLLIIITVLFCGKKICKKDAARFHPKLDANGNCATGDKISQGYSVQTQVTEFTETSPEQQCLMEKAELCSDQSQCSNNYETLTRTDGCSIYKSIDPLNSTAVLNGPDSALSEPMTLLSKIESVTPQTSVTTQSSSQPTSPQIISPVTTSPQVNVNITFHIGNGSSKTPPFMPSDLMLADCTLPLGEEESFSIPQQEAGKQSLMSVQESTSYSV